Genomic segment of Siniperca chuatsi isolate FFG_IHB_CAS linkage group LG16, ASM2008510v1, whole genome shotgun sequence:
AGGACATTAATGGTAAGCATGGACCTCCAGTGAAATATGctgaatgttttatatatattttgaggACTTGGACTTAAATTTAAGAAGTAAGTGACATGTGGAATTAGTGACGTATAGAAgtgaactttttaaaatgtggtgACAAAATGTGCGTTACAATGGAAGTGTAATGCTGTTAAGATTAGATCATTAGTGTATCCTGTGCAAAAGGTATTGAGCCTTTAGCTACTGGTGACTTTattcttttcattcattatgTTGTATACAGTGTTCTAAAACAGCgcttgtcattttgtttcatttttttgtttggttggtTTTAAACTTATCTTTAAGGTTGTTTATTATCAAATACCACTATGATTTACTGTGGTCGAGCTCAACTAACAACTTCCTCTGGTTTTCCCTGTCGTATGGACAGGCTGTAAAGATGCGTGGGATCTTTGCTCGTTGTGCACTCGGAGcgctgctgctggctgcagcctGGGcagaccaccaccaccaccaccatggcACTGAACACAGCCATGAGGGAGAAATTAGCTGTCACAAGCTGTCCTCTCCCAATTCTGACTTTGCCTTTGCCCTCTACAAAAGTCTGAATGCCAAGACTGCAGCTGGAAAGAACATCTTCTACTCGCCGCTGGGCATCTCCACCGCCCTGTCCATGCTGTCTACAGGGGCCCGTGGTGAAACCCACAGCCAGCTGTTCTCCAGCTTGGGCTACAGCACCTTAAGCCAGACTGAGGTCAATGAAGCGTACAAGCATCTTTTCGACATGCACGGACACAGCCAGCAGAATCAGCAGCTGGATGTCGGTAATGGCGTGGCCCTGCGCTCTGGCTTCAATCCTCTAGAGAAGTTCCTGGAGGATGTCAAGCACTACTACTCTGGTGAGATCTTCAACGTCGACTTTACCAAACCTGCTGAGGCTGCAGCTGAGATCAACACATTCATTGCTAATAAAACCCAGGACAAGATAAAAGATATGGTGAAGGACCTGGACCCTGCAATGGCCATGGTACTTATTAACTATGTCTACTTCAGAGGTAAGAAGCGAATTCAAGTCCATGTCTCGTTGTGTAGTTTACCGACTTTTACGAGTTTTAAAGATGCTTTATTGTTTGActctttttattatgttttatggtGCTAttgcttatgttttattgttgtttctttcactgtttttctgtacttatttttaatatttttactcttgtgaagcactttgtgaccttgCTCTGTGAATGGTGctatactaaataaactttacttacttacttccCCTCTCCACTGCCTGATACAGGACAGTGGAAGAAACCCTTCAACAGtgaacagacacacaaggcGGACTTCAATGTTGACGAAACCACCAAAGTTCAGGTGGACATGATGATGAGGACGGGTCACTACGACATCTACTGGGACAATAACAACCACACCACCATCATTATGCTGCCTTACAAGGGCAACACCTCCATGATGATCGTCCTGCCTGATGAAGGCAAGATGAAGGAGGTGGAAGGCTACATCAACAAGGACTACATCAGGCACTGGCGAGACTCAGTCTCCACGAAGTAAGAGGAATCTAATTTGAATCCTCCTACCTGGCTGTAGATAAAGTGTGTCATAGAAGGAATGCCTTACTGGATGAATATAACCTGGATAAACTAGTGATTGAGAAAATGTTGACTGGATTAGGTGTATTTGATTTACTTGAAACAACAAGTATTCTGTTTATGATTAGCACAGTTACCTTAATTTGACAAGATGTAAGTAAACTGTATATTCCAGTGATTCTGACACTGGTgatgtcttgtgtttttcagtTATGTGGATCTGTTCCTGCCAAAATTTTCCATCTCTGCTGATGCTTCCCTGGACAGCACACTGAAAGAAATGGGCATTACTGACGCTTTTGAGGAACGTGCTGATTTCTCTGGCATTTCTGACGAGGTCAAGCTCAAAATCTCAAAGGTAGGAGGGGCGAACATTTCTTCTTAGGTTTTGTATGGGAATTTAAGTTCTTATGAACAACATGTGAATAACTGCAGAATAGATGTTGACATTTACCTCCAGAGTATGCTGAAAAAGACCCTTTAGCTTCTTCTTTCCCCTGGACCTATGCTGTGTTTCAAACTAGACTCTGACTGCCTCCTCCATTTTCTTCCACAGGCGTCTCACAAGGCTGTGCTGAGCGTCACTGAGATCGGAACAGAGGCAGCAGCCGGCACCTTTATCGAGTTAATATTCCTCAGTTTGCCACCATCCGTCACAATCAACAGACCCTTCTTGGCTTTCATCCTGGAGAACTCCACCGGGAGCATCCTCTTCATGGGCAAGATCAACAACCCCGCAGCCATTTAAAGGCACACGCTAGGAAAATGAGAACCATGATCACAGGTGTCATCATGAGGATCCCATCATGAGCCAAATCACTGACTCTTTACCCATCATACTGATAGTGTCGCAGGAAATGTGCCTGTAAGTGTGTATCTCTCTTTGCAGGGGAGTTTTTACTGGTCACAGAAAGGAAGTAATTCTACAAAAGTATCattaaagaacattttgttgATGTAAATGAGAAGTAGAGCCACAGTGAATGGTGGATTCATCGATTAGTCGATACTTTTActtgtcttacattatagtaaattgaatatctttgggttttgaactgttggtcgcacaaaacaagacattcgattaatcaagaaaataatcaataatgaaaacaatctttagttgtagccctaatgAGAAGCTGTTTGAGTGGTTCTACATGTAAGCATGTACACATTTGTCTTTTACATTGAAAAGATAATACAGGGGTTCcctgaaaatagaaaaaagtgatttcatatttctatttattgtgCAACATGACAtcaaatacacaataaatagatcaaaaatatttaaacatgaataaataattttattgaATTTCACACATTGTCCTTGGTGGTCTATTATTGTCTCAAATTTCATATTTCCCTATAAGCATAACCTGACTGATGCCATGCctatatttggtcataaattaTAAATGAGATGTGACCTGTTTCTGAGATAATCAGTCATTTTTTGTTAAAAGTCCAGCCATGTGGGTCAGCTGGAGGACAGCAGTCAGCATCTTCTAGTGGCTGAATCCTGGTGGTTTAAGTTTTATTCAGCCGATtatacagcagagagaaaaggtgTAACCTGATGGCCATCAGCCTCACACGACTCCTCACCCTTTGACCTGTCAACAGAGGAGTTGCTGCAGGAGTGTTTACACAATCAGTACACATACACTTTGTCTCCCTTGTCAGCACCCACACACAGTGACTTCTGCGAAGGACATGACTAAGAAGTGTCTGAATCAGAAAGCTGAGTGGGCAGCTCTTTAGAAGTGTTGAAATGCTTCCAATCTGTCCAGTCTGCTGTACATAAACAGGTATAGTTGAGGAATCAGCAGCACTGAATTCTATCAGAAGCTGCGCTGGTTTGCATGGTCACTTTTGAGCTGATTGCCGTTCTTTATATGGCCCATATGGAAGTTTAAAGGACAATACCagtatttttgcttgttttagtgtcacaacaaaaaaaacctcatgTACTATACTTACCATTTTTGTGAACTATTTTTTAATGCATGCTgttcagttttacatttttggatgTATTTTTCCTACCATTTCAGTCACATGCTGCTTTCTATTCATTTCTGTGTGGCATGAAAATCACTTAGCAGACTCTTGAGacttgcttgagttgtgtaattTATTACAGTGAACATTTTCTTGGTATGGCAATGCAGTTGAAGTGCAGAATGATTTGAAAAGTATGCACTGCATTACCTAATAACAATAAGGTAACAATTACTAAAAATAATGCAGACTTGTTGACAATGTGATGGATAACTCAGCTTAAGAGATTGCTAACTGGTTCTCATACTGTACAGCAGTTTCAGTGGAAACCAAAAGCAATTTGgcatgtcaaaaaaaaaattctaataattcaaatatctaaaaaacaacaacattgtttaCAAAATGGTTGGCTGTAATGTGACGCATATGTGATTTGTAGTACATGGGCTTATACAAGGTTCaagatacatttatttgtcattccaCAATGCAAGGTGATTGATTGTATATTGTATAATGTTACAAAAGATATCCTGCACATAGGCAAGGAATGACTGATTGTGACACAATATTGTGGAAACTAATAATATTCAAACACAAATTATTactatatattacattttattttaataggtgttaaatatttattaactcaatatttatgtttaatCAAGGATCCATGTTCTTTCTCTAACTTTGTACAGTGTTTCACTGTATCACACGTAGACTGAAAATGAAGATGGATGActtccacttcctcccactgtataAAAA
This window contains:
- the LOC122863703 gene encoding alpha-1-antitrypsin homolog isoform X1; the protein is MAVKMRGIFARCALGALLLAAAWADHHHHHHGTEHSHEGEISCHKLSSPNSDFAFALYKSLNAKTAAGKNIFYSPLGISTALSMLSTGARGETHSQLFSSLGYSTLSQTEVNEAYKHLFDMHGHSQQNQQLDVGNGVALRSGFNPLEKFLEDVKHYYSGEIFNVDFTKPAEAAAEINTFIANKTQDKIKDMVKDLDPAMAMVLINYVYFRGQWKKPFNSEQTHKADFNVDETTKVQVDMMMRTGHYDIYWDNNNHTTIIMLPYKGNTSMMIVLPDEGKMKEVEGYINKDYIRHWRDSVSTNYVDLFLPKFSISADASLDSTLKEMGITDAFEERADFSGISDEVKLKISKASHKAVLSVTEIGTEAAAGTFIELIFLSLPPSVTINRPFLAFILENSTGSILFMGKINNPAAI
- the LOC122863703 gene encoding alpha-1-antitrypsin homolog isoform X2; translation: MRGIFARCALGALLLAAAWADHHHHHHGTEHSHEGEISCHKLSSPNSDFAFALYKSLNAKTAAGKNIFYSPLGISTALSMLSTGARGETHSQLFSSLGYSTLSQTEVNEAYKHLFDMHGHSQQNQQLDVGNGVALRSGFNPLEKFLEDVKHYYSGEIFNVDFTKPAEAAAEINTFIANKTQDKIKDMVKDLDPAMAMVLINYVYFRGQWKKPFNSEQTHKADFNVDETTKVQVDMMMRTGHYDIYWDNNNHTTIIMLPYKGNTSMMIVLPDEGKMKEVEGYINKDYIRHWRDSVSTNYVDLFLPKFSISADASLDSTLKEMGITDAFEERADFSGISDEVKLKISKASHKAVLSVTEIGTEAAAGTFIELIFLSLPPSVTINRPFLAFILENSTGSILFMGKINNPAAI